A genomic window from Flavobacterium sp. I3-2 includes:
- the cdd gene encoding cytidine deaminase, with the protein MKEIKIDVNFKVYASIDELDVVFRDLMTEAVEIRKKAYAPYSKFRVGAAILLENGQVVTGSNQENAAYPSGLCAERTAIFYAGANFPDQKILAIAISACSDLKITNGPIPPCGSCRQSLFEYEVKQENPIKLFCMGGVGEVIESSSVGNILPFHFDKAVL; encoded by the coding sequence ATGAAAGAAATTAAAATAGATGTAAACTTTAAAGTATATGCTTCAATTGATGAACTGGATGTAGTTTTTCGAGATTTGATGACAGAAGCTGTTGAAATTCGAAAAAAGGCATATGCACCATATTCAAAATTTAGAGTTGGTGCTGCAATTTTATTAGAAAATGGTCAAGTTGTTACAGGTTCTAATCAAGAAAATGCAGCTTATCCATCTGGTTTATGCGCTGAGCGGACAGCTATTTTTTATGCAGGGGCAAATTTTCCAGATCAAAAAATTTTAGCAATTGCTATTTCTGCTTGTTCGGATTTGAAAATTACAAACGGACCTATTCCACCGTGTGGTTCTTGTCGTCAATCTTTATTTGAATATGAAGTGAAACAAGAAAATCCTATAAAATTATTTTGTATGGGTGGAGTTGGTGAGGTGATAGAATCAAGTTCGGTTGGAAATATTTTACCATTTCATTTTGATAAAGCGGTTCTGTAG
- the mnmD gene encoding tRNA (5-methylaminomethyl-2-thiouridine)(34)-methyltransferase MnmD, with translation MKRKVIETEDGSNTILIEAWGESFHSIHGAIQEAQHVYIENGLRFVFQKKLETIQILEIGFGTGLNCFMTLIESEKNQQKVVYTGVEGFPLNNEEWNSLNYKRFFDSSFESKFSKIHQIDWEDENAVSSNFCLIKRQLMFENINYENQFDLVYFDAFGFQYQPELWSEEIFIKVKKAMKPNGVLVTYACKGQVNRILKSLGFKIEKLEGPPGKREMTRAILI, from the coding sequence ATGAAAAGAAAAGTAATTGAAACAGAAGATGGTTCAAATACGATTCTAATCGAAGCGTGGGGTGAAAGTTTTCATTCCATTCATGGAGCAATACAAGAAGCGCAACACGTTTATATCGAAAACGGGTTGCGTTTTGTTTTTCAAAAAAAATTAGAAACTATTCAAATTCTCGAAATTGGTTTCGGAACTGGTCTAAATTGCTTTATGACTTTGATTGAATCAGAAAAAAATCAACAAAAAGTTGTTTATACAGGTGTTGAAGGATTTCCCTTAAATAATGAAGAATGGAATAGTTTGAACTATAAACGTTTTTTTGATTCTAGTTTTGAATCAAAATTTTCTAAGATTCATCAAATAGATTGGGAAGATGAAAATGCTGTATCGTCCAACTTTTGTTTGATAAAAAGACAATTAATGTTCGAAAATATTAATTATGAAAATCAATTTGACTTGGTTTATTTTGATGCTTTTGGTTTTCAATATCAGCCCGAATTATGGTCAGAAGAAATTTTTATTAAAGTTAAGAAAGCCATGAAGCCAAATGGTGTTTTAGTTACTTACGCTTGCAAAGGTCAGGTAAATAGAATATTAAAAAGTTTAGGCTTTAAAATCGAAAAACTTGAAGGGCCTCCGGGTAAGCGAGAGATGACTCGAGCTATTTTAATTTAA
- the secA gene encoding preprotein translocase subunit SecA: MSIINSILKAFVGDKSQKDVKAIRPIVEKINSYQLSYETLSHDELRAKTVYFQDKIKQARADQDAKIASYREELEKTSDIDKRETLYASIDTLEKEAYELSEKTLLTILPEAFAVVKETARRFSTNPELVVSVTEKDIEFSQRKANVVIDGDKAIWNSTWEVAGKMLTWNMVHYDVQMIGGTVIHQGKIAEMQTGEGKTLVSTLPIYLNALAGNGVHVVTVNDYLAKRDSIWNAPLFEFHGLTVDCIDNHQPNSPQRRAAYQADITYGTNNEFGFDYLRDNMVHSPEELVQRKHNFAIVDEVDSVLVDDARTPLIISGPVPQGDRHEFLELKPMVDNLVAVQRQLSNTFLTEAKKLIKAGDTKKGGFNLLRAYRALPKNKALIKFLSEEGVKQILQKTENHFMQDNNREMPKVDEALYFVINEKNNQVELTDNGIKYLSQGMDDHFFILPDIGSEIAAIDKMKISPDEMTERKEKLFQDFGIKSERIHTLTQLLKAYSLFEKDSEYVIVDNKIMIVDEQTGRIMDGRRYSDGLHQAIEAKENVKIEAATQTFATVTLQNYFRMYSKLAGMTGTAITEAAELWEIYKLDVVEIPTNRPIARHDKEDLIFRSIREKFNAVIEDVTELSKAGRPVLIGTTSVENSELLSRMLKMRGVQHNVLNAKLHKQEAQIVEEAGKPGIVTIATNMAGRGTDIKLTDEVKQAGGLAIIGTERHDSRRVDRQLRGRAGRQGDVGSSQFYVSLEDSLMRLFGSEKVAKIMDSMGLKEGEVIQHSWMTKSIERAQKRVEENNFGVRKRLLEYDDVMNAQREVVYKRRRHALHGDRLKIDIANMIFDVCDFIVEGNKVGNDFKNFEYSLIKHFGIQSPFTADQFAKTSEVELTDKLYEFVFKKYDEKCKNSATEALKVITNVYENNANQFERMVVPFTDGIKSINVVTNLEKAYQTEGKSLITDFEKNITLAIVDEAWKKHLRKMDELKQSVQLAVHEQKDPLLIYKFEAFNLFKLTMNSINSDVVSFLMKADLPVQNTEEVSQEA; this comes from the coding sequence ATGAGTATCATAAATAGTATCCTAAAGGCTTTTGTGGGTGACAAATCTCAAAAAGATGTCAAAGCAATTAGACCTATAGTTGAAAAAATCAATTCGTACCAATTGTCTTATGAAACACTTTCTCATGACGAATTGCGTGCAAAAACAGTTTATTTTCAAGATAAGATTAAACAAGCAAGAGCTGATCAAGATGCTAAAATTGCATCATATCGAGAAGAGTTAGAAAAAACTTCTGACATCGATAAAAGAGAAACACTTTATGCTTCTATTGATACACTTGAAAAAGAAGCTTACGAATTGTCAGAAAAAACATTGTTAACTATTTTACCAGAAGCTTTTGCAGTAGTGAAAGAAACGGCTCGTCGTTTTTCTACAAACCCAGAATTAGTAGTTTCTGTTACTGAAAAAGATATTGAGTTCTCGCAAAGAAAAGCCAATGTTGTAATTGATGGTGACAAAGCAATCTGGAACAGCACATGGGAAGTTGCCGGTAAAATGCTAACTTGGAATATGGTTCATTACGACGTGCAAATGATTGGAGGAACTGTAATTCACCAAGGTAAAATTGCAGAAATGCAAACAGGAGAGGGTAAGACTTTGGTTTCTACATTACCAATTTACTTAAATGCGCTAGCAGGAAATGGTGTTCATGTAGTTACTGTAAATGATTATTTAGCAAAACGTGATAGTATTTGGAACGCTCCATTATTTGAATTCCACGGGTTAACTGTTGATTGTATAGATAATCACCAACCAAACTCGCCACAACGTAGAGCAGCTTACCAAGCAGATATTACTTATGGTACAAATAATGAATTTGGTTTTGATTATTTACGTGATAATATGGTGCATTCGCCAGAAGAATTAGTTCAACGTAAACACAATTTTGCAATTGTCGATGAGGTCGATTCAGTTTTAGTTGATGATGCTCGTACGCCGTTAATTATTTCTGGACCAGTTCCACAAGGAGATCGTCATGAGTTTTTAGAATTGAAACCAATGGTTGATAACTTAGTTGCTGTTCAACGTCAATTGTCAAATACGTTTTTGACAGAAGCTAAGAAATTGATCAAAGCAGGTGATACTAAAAAAGGAGGATTCAATTTATTAAGAGCTTATCGTGCCTTACCAAAAAATAAAGCTTTAATTAAATTCTTGTCTGAAGAAGGAGTTAAACAAATTCTTCAGAAAACAGAGAATCATTTCATGCAAGATAACAATCGCGAAATGCCAAAAGTTGATGAAGCTTTATATTTCGTGATTAACGAAAAAAACAATCAGGTTGAATTAACAGATAATGGAATCAAATACCTTTCTCAAGGTATGGATGATCATTTCTTTATTTTACCAGATATCGGTTCTGAAATAGCAGCAATCGATAAAATGAAAATTTCTCCTGATGAGATGACAGAGCGCAAAGAAAAATTATTCCAAGATTTTGGTATAAAATCTGAGCGTATTCATACATTAACACAATTATTAAAAGCTTACTCTTTATTCGAAAAAGATTCTGAATATGTAATTGTAGATAATAAAATTATGATTGTTGATGAGCAAACAGGACGTATTATGGACGGTCGTCGTTACTCAGATGGTTTACACCAAGCAATCGAAGCGAAAGAAAATGTAAAAATTGAAGCAGCTACTCAAACTTTTGCAACAGTTACTTTACAAAATTACTTTAGAATGTATAGTAAGTTAGCAGGTATGACTGGTACTGCTATCACTGAAGCAGCTGAGTTATGGGAAATTTATAAATTAGATGTTGTTGAAATTCCAACTAACCGTCCAATTGCTCGTCATGATAAAGAAGATTTAATTTTCCGTTCAATTCGTGAAAAATTCAATGCGGTGATCGAAGATGTAACTGAATTATCAAAAGCAGGACGTCCTGTTTTAATTGGTACAACATCAGTAGAAAATTCTGAATTATTAAGCCGTATGTTAAAAATGCGCGGTGTTCAGCACAACGTATTAAATGCTAAATTACATAAACAAGAAGCACAAATTGTTGAAGAAGCAGGTAAACCTGGAATTGTTACAATTGCAACAAATATGGCGGGGCGTGGTACGGATATTAAACTTACAGATGAAGTTAAACAAGCTGGAGGTTTAGCAATTATCGGAACTGAGCGACACGATTCTCGTCGTGTAGACCGTCAGTTGCGTGGACGTGCTGGTCGTCAAGGTGATGTTGGTTCATCTCAGTTCTATGTTTCTTTAGAAGATAGTTTAATGCGTTTGTTTGGTTCTGAAAAAGTAGCCAAAATCATGGACAGCATGGGCCTAAAAGAAGGTGAGGTAATTCAACATTCTTGGATGACAAAATCTATTGAAAGAGCGCAAAAACGCGTCGAAGAAAATAACTTTGGTGTTCGTAAACGTTTATTAGAATATGATGATGTTATGAATGCACAACGTGAAGTTGTTTACAAAAGAAGACGTCATGCTTTACACGGCGATCGCTTAAAAATTGATATTGCTAATATGATTTTTGATGTGTGCGATTTTATAGTTGAAGGAAACAAAGTTGGAAATGATTTCAAAAACTTTGAATATTCTTTAATTAAACATTTTGGAATTCAATCACCGTTTACAGCAGATCAATTTGCTAAAACTTCAGAAGTTGAATTAACTGATAAGTTATATGAATTTGTATTTAAAAAATACGACGAAAAATGTAAAAATAGTGCAACTGAAGCTCTTAAAGTAATTACCAATGTTTATGAAAATAATGCAAATCAATTCGAAAGAATGGTTGTGCCGTTTACAGATGGAATTAAAAGTATCAATGTTGTAACTAATTTAGAAAAAGCTTATCAAACAGAAGGTAAATCATTGATTACTGATTTTGAAAAGAATATTACATTAGCTATTGTTGACGAAGCTTGGAAAAAACATTTACGTAAAATGGATGAATTAAAGCAGTCAGTGCAGTTAGCTGTTCACGAACAAAAAGATCCATTGTTGATTTACAAGTTCGAAGCATTTAACTTATTTAAGTTAACAATGAATAGTATAAATTCGGATGTTGTTTCATTTTTAATGAAAGCTGACTTACCGGTTCAAAATACTGAAGAAGTTTCTCAAGAAGCTTAA
- a CDS encoding DUF2795 domain-containing protein, producing MYWTLELASYLSDAPWPATKDELIDYAIRTGAPLEVVENLQSIEDEGEIYESMEEIWPDYPSDEDYLWNEDEY from the coding sequence ATGTATTGGACATTAGAATTAGCATCATATCTAAGTGATGCACCTTGGCCAGCAACTAAAGATGAATTGATTGATTATGCTATCAGAACTGGTGCACCTTTAGAAGTTGTAGAGAATTTACAATCTATTGAAGACGAAGGAGAAATCTATGAATCAATGGAAGAAATTTGGCCTGATTATCCATCAGACGAAGATTATCTTTGGAATGAGGATGAATATTAG
- the porV gene encoding type IX secretion system outer membrane channel protein PorV, with protein sequence MRKISILSFCAILGQGVYAQQEIPLPDLYNPVITTGVPFLLINADARSAGMGDMGVATSPDAFSQQHNAAKYAFSEKQQGFAISYTPYMASVASDISLAQLNYFNKVNDRMAFAGSFRYFGLGDIDLMESFGSNVVKVSPNELALDVSGSLKLSETFSGAVTLRYINSNLKIPTGNESGSASAVAVDIAGYYQSEVMRNNNFDGRLRAGFAIQNIGPKIKYTDDIQSENFLPTNLRLGAGYDFILDQYNKISAYGEVTKLMVPSHQYPTYIDANNNGVQDANEPTNFHRNEYNEKGWFGGMFSSFGDAPGGFSEEMKEFTWALGGEYWYQDSFAFRLGYFHESEMKGARQYATLGAGFRYNIVNIDVSYLFATGAAQNPLENSLRFSLTFNFGKNSVK encoded by the coding sequence ATGAGAAAAATATCTATATTATCTTTTTGTGCGATTTTAGGACAAGGAGTGTATGCTCAACAAGAAATTCCATTGCCAGATTTATATAATCCTGTAATAACAACTGGAGTGCCTTTTTTATTGATAAATGCTGACGCGCGTTCGGCGGGTATGGGGGATATGGGAGTTGCTACAAGTCCAGATGCATTTTCTCAACAGCACAATGCTGCTAAATATGCGTTTTCTGAAAAGCAACAAGGTTTTGCTATTAGTTACACACCTTATATGGCAAGTGTTGCTAGTGATATTTCTCTGGCGCAGTTAAACTATTTTAATAAAGTAAATGATCGTATGGCTTTTGCTGGAAGTTTTCGTTATTTTGGTTTGGGAGATATTGACTTAATGGAATCATTCGGTTCTAATGTAGTTAAAGTTTCACCTAATGAGTTGGCTCTTGATGTGTCTGGTTCTTTAAAATTATCTGAAACTTTTTCTGGAGCTGTAACATTACGTTATATCAATTCTAATTTAAAAATTCCTACTGGAAATGAATCTGGGTCAGCAAGTGCTGTTGCTGTTGATATAGCTGGATATTATCAGTCAGAAGTGATGAGAAATAATAATTTTGATGGTCGTTTAAGAGCTGGTTTTGCTATTCAAAATATTGGTCCGAAAATCAAATATACTGATGATATACAATCTGAGAACTTTTTACCTACGAATCTTAGATTAGGAGCTGGTTATGATTTTATTTTAGATCAATATAATAAAATTTCAGCTTACGGTGAAGTTACTAAATTGATGGTTCCTTCACATCAGTATCCAACTTATATTGATGCTAATAATAATGGGGTTCAAGATGCAAATGAGCCAACAAATTTTCATCGAAATGAATATAATGAAAAAGGCTGGTTTGGCGGTATGTTTAGTTCATTTGGTGATGCGCCAGGTGGATTTAGCGAAGAAATGAAAGAATTTACTTGGGCTCTAGGTGGTGAATATTGGTATCAAGATTCATTTGCTTTTCGTTTAGGTTATTTCCATGAAAGTGAAATGAAAGGAGCTCGTCAATATGCTACTTTAGGTGCTGGCTTTAGATATAATATTGTAAATATTGATGTTTCGTATTTGTTTGCGACTGGAGCTGCTCAGAATCCGTTAGAAAATTCATTGAGATTTTCTTTAACTTTTAATTTTGGGAAAAATAGTGTTAAATAA
- a CDS encoding cob(I)yrinic acid a,c-diamide adenosyltransferase encodes MKVYTKTGDKGTTALFGGTRVPKYHLRIDSYGTVDELNSYIGLIRDQEINLRYKEVLIDIQDKLFTVGAILATDPEKAILKNGKERLNIPKISEEEVAQLENEIDAMEAGLPPMTHFVLPGGHTTVSYCHIARCVCRRAERLATELNDMEPTDLMVLKYLNRLSDYLFVLARKLSFDLKADEVKWIPKKTE; translated from the coding sequence ATGAAAGTTTATACAAAAACAGGTGACAAAGGAACGACTGCTTTGTTTGGTGGAACGCGTGTTCCAAAATATCATTTACGAATTGATAGTTACGGAACTGTAGACGAATTGAATTCATATATCGGTTTGATTCGTGATCAAGAAATTAACTTGCGATATAAAGAGGTTTTAATTGATATTCAGGATAAATTATTTACTGTTGGTGCAATTTTAGCTACAGATCCAGAAAAAGCAATCTTGAAAAATGGAAAAGAAAGATTGAATATTCCAAAGATTTCTGAAGAAGAGGTGGCTCAATTAGAGAACGAAATTGATGCTATGGAAGCAGGGTTGCCACCAATGACGCATTTTGTTTTACCAGGTGGCCATACAACGGTGTCATATTGTCATATTGCAAGATGTGTTTGTCGTAGAGCTGAACGTTTAGCAACTGAATTGAATGACATGGAACCGACAGATTTGATGGTCTTGAAGTATCTAAACCGTCTTTCTGACTACCTTTTTGTATTGGCACGAAAGTTGTCTTTTGACTTGAAGGCAGATGAGGTAAAATGGATTCCTAAAAAGACTGAATAA
- a CDS encoding ABC transporter ATP-binding protein yields MKDLIIKIKDIKRNFALGNEVVYVLKGVNLEIQKGEYVALMGPSGSGKSTLMNILGCLDTPTSGHYTLNGKDVSKMDEKSLAEVRNKEIGFVFQTFNLIPRTTALDNVALPMIYAGKSKSERNKRAAEVLEQVGLADRMDHHPNQLSGGQRQRVAVARALVNHPSIILADEPTGNLDSKTSIEIMALFNEIHAKGNTVILVTHEEDIAAHAHRIIRLRDGVVESDNRIK; encoded by the coding sequence ATGAAAGACCTTATTATTAAAATTAAAGATATTAAGCGCAATTTTGCTTTAGGAAATGAAGTGGTTTATGTTCTTAAAGGTGTAAATCTAGAGATTCAAAAAGGAGAGTATGTTGCTTTAATGGGGCCTTCAGGTTCTGGGAAATCGACATTGATGAACATTTTGGGTTGTTTAGATACACCAACATCTGGACATTATACTTTAAATGGTAAGGATGTAAGTAAAATGGATGAGAAAAGCTTGGCTGAAGTTCGTAACAAAGAAATCGGGTTTGTTTTTCAGACATTTAATTTGATTCCGAGAACTACTGCGTTAGATAATGTCGCATTACCAATGATTTATGCTGGAAAATCTAAATCGGAAAGAAACAAACGAGCAGCTGAAGTTTTAGAGCAAGTAGGTTTGGCAGATCGTATGGATCACCATCCAAATCAGCTCTCGGGCGGGCAACGTCAGCGTGTAGCAGTTGCGAGGGCTTTAGTAAATCATCCTTCCATAATTTTGGCAGATGAACCTACTGGGAATTTAGATAGCAAGACATCAATTGAAATTATGGCACTTTTTAATGAAATTCACGCCAAAGGAAATACTGTTATTTTAGTAACTCACGAAGAAGATATTGCAGCTCATGCGCATCGAATTATTCGTTTGCGTGATGGTGTTGTTGAAAGTGATAATCGAATCAAATAA
- a CDS encoding LysR substrate-binding domain-containing protein: MTITQLNYVLAVAEHQNFTLAAEKCFVTQPTLSMQIQKLEEELDVKIFDRNKKPIQLTEVGKQIVIQAKNIVNESDRIKDIVDQQKGFIGGEFKLGIIPTVTPTILPMFLTNFINKYPKVNLIIEEYNTEEIIYKLKNGQLDAAIAATPLLEQDIKEIVLYYEPFVGYIPEAYRNEKTEMDPEDLDINDILLLKDGHCFRNGILNICKSSKTDPNRKFELTSGSFETLIKLSNEGLGVTLLPYLHSLNLNEVDKKNIIPFKDPKPSREVSLIYFKSELKSHIIEALRNVISGVVRGAITFQDVKIISPKLKK, encoded by the coding sequence ATGACTATTACGCAATTAAATTATGTATTAGCAGTTGCCGAACATCAAAACTTTACATTAGCCGCAGAAAAATGCTTTGTTACGCAACCAACCTTAAGCATGCAAATTCAGAAACTAGAAGAAGAATTAGATGTTAAAATTTTTGATCGAAATAAAAAACCCATTCAATTAACTGAAGTTGGGAAACAAATTGTTATTCAAGCTAAAAACATAGTCAATGAATCAGACCGAATCAAAGACATTGTTGACCAACAAAAGGGTTTTATTGGTGGTGAGTTTAAATTAGGAATAATTCCGACGGTTACTCCAACAATTTTACCTATGTTTTTAACGAATTTCATTAATAAATACCCAAAAGTAAATCTTATTATTGAAGAGTATAATACTGAAGAGATTATTTACAAACTAAAAAACGGACAACTTGATGCTGCTATTGCGGCGACTCCTTTATTAGAACAAGATATTAAAGAAATTGTATTGTATTACGAGCCTTTTGTTGGCTACATTCCGGAAGCTTACCGAAATGAAAAAACTGAAATGGATCCTGAAGATTTAGATATTAATGACATTTTACTTTTAAAAGACGGACATTGTTTTAGAAATGGAATTTTAAATATTTGTAAAAGTTCAAAAACGGATCCAAACAGAAAATTTGAATTGACAAGTGGAAGTTTTGAAACCTTAATAAAATTATCAAACGAAGGTTTAGGTGTTACTTTATTGCCATATCTTCATTCACTAAATTTAAATGAAGTTGATAAAAAAAATATCATTCCGTTTAAAGATCCAAAACCTTCAAGAGAAGTTAGTTTGATTTATTTTAAAAGCGAATTAAAATCTCATATTATTGAGGCTTTAAGAAATGTAATTTCTGGAGTTGTTAGAGGAGCAATTACTTTTCAGGACGTAAAAATCATAAGTCCTAAACTAAAAAAATAA
- a CDS encoding branched-chain amino acid aminotransferase, translating to MEIDILKDFSFTPVEKSKIDTFDFENVQFGAKFTDHMLICEYKNNAWQQVEIKPYAPIQLDPSARVFHYGQAIFEGMKAYKDVNDDIWLFRPEENFKRFNKSAVRLAMPEIDETRFIDGLKSLINIEKEWVRKGLGNSLYIRPFMIATESGVIASPSNEFLFCILLSPAKSYYAGKIKVQIAEYYSRAANGGIGAAKAAGNYSAQFYPTKLAQEAGFNQIIWTDSTHTKLEESGTMNVFFRINDTIYTAPTSDRILDGVTRKSLIDLAKKEGYNIEVRPVLVEEIVEAAENGTLKEIFGAGTAAVINQIEAFSYKDKIYELPNMDEVGSYALDLKEKLTKIQNKLADDSFGWTVKI from the coding sequence ATGGAGATAGATATCTTAAAAGACTTCTCTTTTACGCCCGTAGAAAAATCTAAAATTGACACCTTTGACTTTGAAAATGTTCAATTTGGCGCAAAGTTCACTGACCACATGTTGATTTGTGAATACAAGAACAATGCTTGGCAACAAGTTGAAATCAAACCTTATGCACCGATTCAATTAGATCCTTCTGCTCGTGTTTTTCATTACGGACAGGCAATTTTTGAAGGTATGAAAGCCTACAAAGACGTGAATGATGACATCTGGTTATTTAGACCAGAAGAAAATTTTAAACGTTTTAACAAATCTGCAGTTCGTTTAGCAATGCCAGAAATTGACGAAACGCGTTTCATTGATGGATTAAAATCGTTAATTAATATCGAAAAAGAATGGGTTCGTAAAGGTTTGGGTAATTCATTATATATCCGTCCATTTATGATTGCAACTGAAAGTGGAGTTATTGCTTCGCCTTCAAATGAATTTTTATTCTGCATTTTATTATCACCTGCAAAATCTTACTACGCTGGTAAAATTAAAGTTCAAATTGCTGAATATTACAGTAGAGCTGCAAACGGAGGAATTGGTGCTGCTAAAGCTGCAGGAAACTATTCTGCACAATTCTACCCAACTAAATTAGCTCAAGAAGCTGGATTTAATCAAATTATCTGGACAGATTCAACACATACAAAATTAGAAGAATCTGGAACCATGAATGTATTCTTTAGAATCAACGATACTATTTATACAGCTCCAACTTCTGATAGAATTTTAGATGGTGTAACTCGTAAAAGTTTGATTGACTTAGCAAAAAAAGAAGGCTACAACATTGAAGTTCGCCCTGTTTTAGTAGAAGAAATCGTTGAAGCTGCTGAAAACGGAACTTTAAAAGAAATATTCGGAGCTGGAACTGCTGCAGTTATCAACCAAATCGAAGCTTTCTCATATAAAGATAAGATTTACGAATTACCTAACATGGATGAAGTTGGTTCTTATGCTTTAGATTTGAAAGAAAAACTAACAAAAATTCAAAATAAACTTGCAGACGATTCTTTCGGATGGACAGTTAAGATATAA
- a CDS encoding DUF4920 domain-containing protein, which yields MKKIFLLTIGISFLVACADKKEPVKDEVVEEVSYTVFGDSISAENVLSKEEMVAKYETLKPGDTLNLKFGSEINATCAKKGCWMTLDLGNEKDAFVKFRGYEFFVPKEGAEQHYAIVEGKAFVTEVSVDELKHYAKDKGESQQAIDSIVEPKRTLSFIADGVLIADKK from the coding sequence ATGAAAAAAATATTTTTATTAACTATCGGAATTTCTTTTTTAGTTGCTTGTGCTGATAAAAAGGAACCTGTTAAAGATGAGGTTGTTGAGGAAGTAAGTTATACTGTTTTTGGCGATTCAATTTCGGCAGAAAATGTATTGTCTAAAGAAGAAATGGTAGCAAAATATGAAACTCTAAAACCTGGAGATACTTTAAACTTAAAATTCGGATCAGAAATTAATGCGACTTGTGCTAAAAAAGGTTGTTGGATGACTTTGGATTTAGGAAATGAAAAAGATGCATTTGTTAAATTTAGAGGTTATGAATTTTTTGTTCCAAAAGAAGGAGCAGAACAACATTATGCAATTGTTGAAGGTAAAGCTTTTGTGACTGAAGTTTCGGTAGATGAATTAAAACATTACGCAAAAGATAAAGGTGAATCTCAACAAGCGATTGATAGTATTGTTGAGCCAAAGAGAACTTTAAGTTTTATTGCTGATGGAGTTTTAATAGCTGATAAAAAATAA